Proteins found in one Pseudomonas mosselii genomic segment:
- a CDS encoding potassium transporter Kup translates to MVQASSHAEGGQGAARPLGLLVAAVGVVYGDIGTSPLYTLKEVFTGGYGVQVNHDGVLGILSLILWSLLWVVSFKYVMFILRADNQGEGGTMALTALARRATAQYPRLRMLMVGCGLVGASLFYGDSMITPAVSVLSAVEGMGLAFEGIDHWVVPISLVVLVALFLVQKHGTEKIGKAFGPIMVAWFLALAALGVHGISQSPEVLKAFNPGWALNFFIVHPGMGVAILGAVVLALTGAEALYADMGHFGRKPIARAWFALVLPALVLNYFGQGAMLLQNPEAARNPFYLLAPSWALLPLVGLATMATVIASQAVISGAFSLTRQAIQLGYVPRMQIQHTSSDEQGQIYIGAVNWTLMVGVVLLVIGFESSGALAAAYGVAVTGTMLMTTILVSAVMLLLWKWPPVLAVPLLVGFLLVDGLFFAANVPKIVQGGAFPVLAGIVLFVLMSTWKRGKQILVDRIDEGALPLPVFISSIRVQPPHRVEGTAVFLTARPDAVPHALLHNMLHNQVLHSQVVLLTVVSEDRPRVPEHERFEVEAYGDGFFRVLLHFGFMDEPDVPAALKLCHLDALDFSPMRTTYFLSRETVIASRLEGMSRWRGNLFAFLLKNANGNLRFFNLPLNRVIELGTQVEI, encoded by the coding sequence ATGGTTCAGGCAAGCAGTCACGCCGAAGGCGGACAGGGCGCGGCACGGCCGCTGGGCCTGCTGGTGGCAGCTGTTGGGGTGGTCTATGGCGATATCGGCACCAGTCCGCTTTACACCCTCAAAGAGGTCTTTACCGGTGGTTATGGCGTACAGGTCAACCATGACGGGGTGCTGGGCATCCTGTCGTTGATCCTCTGGTCGCTGCTGTGGGTGGTGTCGTTCAAGTACGTGATGTTCATCCTGCGCGCCGACAACCAGGGCGAGGGCGGCACCATGGCCCTGACCGCGTTGGCGCGGCGGGCCACGGCGCAGTACCCGCGGTTGCGCATGCTGATGGTCGGTTGCGGCCTGGTCGGCGCCTCGCTGTTCTACGGCGACAGCATGATCACCCCGGCGGTGTCGGTGCTCTCGGCGGTGGAGGGCATGGGCCTGGCGTTCGAGGGTATCGATCACTGGGTGGTGCCGATTTCGCTGGTGGTACTGGTGGCGCTGTTCCTGGTGCAGAAACACGGTACGGAGAAGATCGGCAAGGCCTTCGGCCCGATCATGGTCGCCTGGTTCCTGGCCCTGGCGGCGCTCGGGGTGCACGGCATCTCGCAGAGCCCGGAAGTGCTCAAGGCCTTCAACCCGGGCTGGGCGCTGAACTTCTTCATCGTTCATCCGGGCATGGGGGTGGCGATTCTCGGTGCTGTGGTGCTGGCGCTGACCGGCGCCGAGGCCCTGTACGCCGACATGGGCCACTTTGGCCGCAAGCCCATCGCCCGCGCCTGGTTCGCCCTGGTGCTGCCGGCGCTGGTGCTCAACTACTTCGGCCAGGGTGCGATGCTGCTGCAGAACCCGGAGGCGGCGCGCAACCCGTTCTACCTGCTGGCGCCGAGTTGGGCGTTGCTGCCGCTGGTCGGGTTGGCCACCATGGCCACGGTGATCGCTTCGCAAGCCGTGATTTCCGGTGCCTTCTCCCTGACCCGACAGGCCATCCAGCTGGGCTACGTGCCGCGCATGCAGATCCAGCACACTTCCAGCGACGAGCAGGGGCAGATCTACATCGGCGCGGTGAATTGGACGCTGATGGTTGGCGTGGTGCTGCTGGTGATCGGTTTCGAGTCCTCCGGCGCCCTGGCCGCCGCCTACGGCGTGGCAGTGACCGGCACCATGTTGATGACCACGATCCTGGTGTCGGCGGTCATGCTGCTGCTGTGGAAGTGGCCACCGGTGCTGGCGGTGCCGCTGCTGGTGGGCTTCCTGCTGGTCGACGGGCTGTTCTTCGCCGCCAACGTGCCGAAGATTGTCCAGGGTGGTGCCTTCCCGGTCTTGGCCGGGATCGTGCTGTTCGTGCTGATGAGTACCTGGAAGCGCGGCAAGCAGATCCTGGTCGATCGCATCGACGAAGGCGCGCTGCCGTTGCCGGTGTTCATCAGCAGCATTCGCGTGCAGCCGCCGCACCGGGTGGAGGGCACCGCGGTGTTTCTCACTGCCCGGCCCGATGCCGTGCCCCATGCGCTGCTGCACAACATGCTGCACAACCAGGTGTTGCACAGCCAGGTGGTGCTGCTGACGGTGGTCAGCGAAGACCGGCCCAGGGTGCCGGAGCACGAACGGTTCGAGGTGGAAGCCTATGGCGACGGGTTCTTCCGGGTGCTGCTGCACTTCGGCTTCATGGACGAGCCAGACGTGCCGGCGGCGCTGAAGCTGTGCCACCTGGACGCGCTGGACTTCAGCCCGATGCGCACCACCTACTTCCTCAGCCGGGAAACGGTGATCGCCTCGCGCCTTGAAGGCATGTCGCGCTGGCGCGGGAACCTGTTCGCGTTCCTGCTGAAGAACGCCAACGGCAACTTGCGGTTCTTCAACCTGCCGCTCAATCGGGTGATCGAGTTGGGGACACAGGTCGAGATCTAA
- the rimO gene encoding 30S ribosomal protein S12 methylthiotransferase RimO, protein MSTTPATPKVGFVSLGCPKALVDSERILTQLRMEGYEVVPTYDGADVVVVNTCGFIDSAKAESLEVIGEAIKENGKVIVTGCMGVEEGNIRNVHPSVLSVSGPQQYEQVVNAVHEVVPPRQDHNPLIDLVPPQGIKLTPRHYAYLKISEGCNHSCSFCIIPSMRGKLVSRPVGEVLSEAERLVKAGVKEILVISQDTSAYGVDVKYKTDFWNGRPVKTRMLELCEALSSLGAWVRLHYVYPYPNVDDVIPLMAAGKILPYLDIPFQHASPKVLKSMKRPAFEDRTLARIKSWREQCPELVIRSTFIVGFPGETEEDFQYLLDWLTEAQLDRVGCFQYSPVEGAPANDLGLDEVPDDVKQERWDRFMAHQQAISAARLQQRIGKEIEVLIDEVEEQGSVGRSFFDAPEIDGNVFIDGDHGFKPGDKVRCRIVDADEYDMWAEPV, encoded by the coding sequence ATGTCCACCACTCCCGCCACCCCAAAGGTCGGCTTCGTTTCCCTGGGTTGCCCCAAGGCCCTGGTCGATTCCGAGCGCATCCTGACCCAGCTGCGCATGGAAGGCTATGAAGTCGTGCCTACCTACGATGGCGCCGACGTGGTGGTGGTCAACACCTGCGGCTTCATCGACAGTGCCAAGGCCGAGTCGCTGGAAGTGATCGGCGAGGCGATCAAGGAGAACGGCAAGGTCATCGTCACCGGCTGCATGGGTGTCGAGGAAGGCAATATCCGCAACGTGCACCCCAGCGTGCTGTCGGTCAGTGGCCCCCAGCAGTACGAGCAGGTGGTCAACGCCGTGCACGAGGTGGTGCCGCCACGCCAGGACCATAACCCGCTGATCGACCTGGTGCCGCCGCAAGGCATCAAGCTGACCCCGCGCCATTATGCCTACCTGAAGATTTCCGAAGGCTGCAACCACAGCTGCAGCTTCTGCATCATCCCGTCGATGCGCGGCAAGCTGGTCAGCCGTCCGGTCGGTGAAGTGCTGAGCGAGGCCGAGCGCCTGGTCAAGGCCGGCGTCAAGGAGATCCTGGTGATTTCCCAGGACACCAGCGCCTACGGCGTCGACGTCAAGTACAAGACCGACTTCTGGAACGGCCGCCCGGTCAAGACCCGCATGCTCGAGCTGTGCGAGGCCTTGAGCAGCCTGGGCGCCTGGGTGCGCCTGCACTATGTCTACCCGTACCCGAACGTCGACGACGTGATCCCGCTGATGGCAGCCGGCAAGATCCTGCCGTACCTGGACATTCCGTTCCAGCACGCCAGCCCCAAGGTGCTCAAGTCGATGAAGCGCCCGGCCTTCGAAGACCGCACCCTGGCGCGCATCAAGAGCTGGCGCGAGCAGTGCCCGGAGCTGGTGATCCGTTCGACCTTCATCGTCGGCTTCCCCGGCGAGACCGAGGAAGACTTCCAGTACCTGCTCGACTGGCTGACCGAAGCCCAGCTCGACCGCGTCGGCTGCTTCCAGTACTCGCCGGTCGAAGGCGCCCCGGCCAATGACCTGGGCCTGGATGAAGTACCGGACGACGTCAAGCAGGAACGTTGGGACCGCTTCATGGCCCACCAGCAGGCGATCAGCGCCGCGCGCCTGCAACAGCGCATCGGCAAGGAGATCGAAGTGCTGATCGACGAGGTCGAGGAGCAGGGCTCGGTCGGTCGCAGCTTCTTCGACGCACCGGAAATCGACGGCAACGTGTTCATCGACGGCGACCACGGCTTCAAGCCGGGCGACAAGGTCCGTTGCCGCATCGTCGATGCCGACGAGTACGACATGTGGGCCGAGCCCGTCTGA
- a CDS encoding GNAT family N-acetyltransferase → MSPTVTLQTPHLSDYPELVRVWEASVRATHDFLPDGYIVLLREHVLRKYLDAVMLVCCKDARRRILGFAGVANGRVDMLFVAPQYRGQGIGQRLLRHAVRELNAERLDVNEQNPQALGFYLHEGFEVYGRSETDGLGQPYPLLHMRLVRTTS, encoded by the coding sequence ATGTCGCCCACCGTCACGCTGCAAACGCCCCACTTGAGCGACTACCCCGAACTGGTGCGGGTGTGGGAGGCGTCGGTGCGCGCCACCCACGACTTCCTGCCCGACGGCTACATCGTGCTGCTGCGCGAGCATGTGCTGCGCAAATACCTCGACGCGGTGATGCTGGTCTGCTGCAAGGACGCCAGGCGACGCATCCTCGGCTTCGCCGGCGTGGCCAATGGCCGTGTCGACATGCTCTTCGTCGCGCCGCAGTACCGTGGCCAGGGTATTGGCCAACGCCTGCTGCGGCATGCTGTAAGAGAGCTCAATGCCGAACGCCTGGACGTCAACGAGCAGAACCCGCAGGCCCTGGGCTTTTATCTGCACGAAGGCTTCGAGGTGTACGGGCGCTCGGAAACCGACGGCCTGGGGCAGCCCTATCCCCTGCTGCACATGAGGCTAGTTCGTACAACGTCCTAG
- a CDS encoding rRNA pseudouridine synthase, whose amino-acid sequence MSEPIRLSKRLIEQLGCSRREAELYIEGGWVTVDGEVVEQPQFKVAGQRIELLPGARAETLEPVTLLLNQQAGQDVASAQAGVSMASLSEAHREGVRPLHGHFARQACVAPLLPGASGLQLFTQDWRVTRKLDADLRRMEQEYIVQVSGEAKPGALERLARGVERKGVELPKAKASWQNEQHLRMVLKNPQPGLIEQLCETAGLKVLAMRRIRLGGVSMGKLPVGQWRYVAATERF is encoded by the coding sequence ATGTCCGAACCCATTCGTCTCTCCAAACGCCTCATCGAACAGCTTGGCTGCTCCCGCCGAGAGGCCGAACTGTACATCGAGGGAGGCTGGGTAACGGTCGACGGCGAGGTGGTCGAACAGCCGCAGTTCAAGGTCGCCGGGCAACGCATCGAACTGCTCCCGGGCGCCCGTGCCGAAACGCTTGAACCGGTGACACTGCTGCTCAACCAGCAGGCCGGACAGGACGTCGCCAGCGCCCAGGCGGGCGTGAGCATGGCCAGCCTCAGCGAAGCGCACCGCGAAGGCGTGCGCCCGCTGCACGGGCATTTCGCCCGCCAGGCCTGTGTCGCCCCGCTGCTGCCAGGCGCCAGCGGCCTGCAACTGTTCACCCAGGACTGGCGGGTGACCCGCAAGCTCGACGCCGACCTGCGCCGAATGGAGCAGGAATACATCGTCCAGGTCAGCGGTGAAGCCAAGCCAGGCGCTCTCGAGCGTCTGGCCCGCGGTGTCGAGCGCAAGGGCGTCGAACTGCCGAAGGCCAAGGCCAGCTGGCAGAACGAACAGCACCTGCGCATGGTCCTGAAGAACCCGCAGCCCGGGTTGATCGAACAACTGTGCGAAACCGCCGGCCTCAAGGTCCTGGCGATGCGCCGCATTCGCCTGGGCGGCGTGTCGATGGGCAAGCTGCCAGTGGGCCAGTGGCGCTATGTGGCCGCTACAGAACGCTTCTAG
- a CDS encoding YehS family protein yields MNHNDVLRSLRYMLKANDQKLAEIIKLSGLEVSAEAIAGYVKKEEEPGFVRCPEKVMAHFLDGLVIHRRGRDDSRPPQPIEVPVTNNTVLKKLRVAFELKEDDLHAVLKSVNFPVSKPELSALFRKVGHDNYRPCGDQLLRNFLKGLTLRVRG; encoded by the coding sequence ATGAACCACAACGATGTACTGCGCAGCCTGCGCTACATGCTCAAGGCCAACGACCAGAAGCTGGCCGAGATTATCAAGCTCTCGGGCCTGGAAGTTTCCGCCGAGGCCATCGCCGGCTACGTCAAGAAAGAAGAGGAACCTGGCTTCGTGCGCTGCCCGGAGAAGGTCATGGCGCACTTCCTCGACGGCCTGGTGATCCACCGTCGCGGTCGTGACGACAGCCGCCCACCGCAGCCGATCGAAGTACCGGTGACCAACAACACCGTACTCAAGAAGCTGCGGGTGGCCTTCGAGCTGAAGGAAGACGACCTGCACGCAGTGCTCAAGTCAGTCAATTTCCCGGTGTCCAAGCCCGAGCTGAGCGCATTGTTCCGCAAGGTCGGCCACGACAACTACCGGCCCTGCGGCGACCAGTTGCTGCGCAATTTCCTCAAGGGCCTGACCCTGCGCGTGCGCGGCTGA
- the tsaA gene encoding tRNA (N6-threonylcarbamoyladenosine(37)-N6)-methyltransferase TrmO: MQHSVSPVGIVRSCFKEKFAIPRQPQLAPAARGVLELLPPFDQGDAVEGLEQVSHVWLLFLFHQALEDKPRLKVRPPRLGGNKSMGVFATRATHRPNGIGQSVVRLEGVEPGRLLLSGIDLLDGTPVLDIKPYVPYADSVAEASNLMASDAPELIRVQWSESALPQAHTHALRLGEPLVELIEQCLAQDPRPAYQVPPPERVYGVKFWDVQVRWHYPQPDVIRVLEVTPE, encoded by the coding sequence ATGCAGCATAGCGTCTCGCCGGTCGGCATCGTCCGTTCCTGCTTCAAGGAAAAGTTCGCCATCCCGCGCCAGCCCCAGCTGGCGCCGGCCGCCCGTGGCGTGCTGGAGCTGCTGCCGCCCTTTGACCAGGGCGATGCCGTCGAAGGGCTGGAACAGGTCAGCCATGTGTGGCTGCTGTTCCTGTTCCACCAGGCACTGGAAGACAAGCCACGCCTGAAGGTGCGGCCACCGCGCCTGGGCGGCAACAAGAGCATGGGGGTGTTCGCCACCCGGGCCACCCACAGGCCCAATGGCATCGGCCAGTCGGTGGTGCGCCTGGAAGGCGTCGAACCGGGGCGTCTGCTGCTGTCGGGGATCGACCTGCTGGACGGTACGCCGGTGCTGGATATCAAGCCTTACGTGCCGTATGCGGACAGCGTCGCCGAGGCATCGAACCTGATGGCCAGTGATGCGCCGGAGCTGATCAGGGTGCAATGGAGCGAGAGCGCACTGCCACAGGCACACACCCACGCACTGCGCCTGGGCGAACCCTTGGTCGAGCTGATCGAGCAGTGCCTGGCCCAGGATCCACGCCCGGCCTACCAGGTGCCACCGCCCGAACGAGTGTATGGGGTGAAGTTCTGGGATGTGCAGGTGCGCTGGCATTATCCGCAGCCGGATGTGATTCGGGTGCTGGAGGTGACGCCGGAGTAA
- the fpr gene encoding ferredoxin-NADP reductase, producing the protein MSNMNHERVLSVHHWNDTLFSFKCTRDPGLRFENGQFVMIGLQQDSGRPLMRAYSIASPNWEEHLEFFSIKVPDGPLTSQLQHLKEGDEIIISKKPTGTLVLDDLNPGKHLYLLSTGTGLAPFMSVIQDPETYERFEKVILVHGVRYVNEVAYREFITEHLPQNEFFGDAVRDKLIYYPTVTREPFENQGRLTDLMRSGKLFSDIGLPPINPQDDRAMICGSPSMLDETSEVLDSFGLKISPRMREPGDYLIERAFVEK; encoded by the coding sequence ATGAGCAACATGAACCACGAACGTGTCCTCAGTGTGCACCACTGGAACGACACCCTGTTCAGCTTCAAGTGCACCCGTGATCCGGGCCTGCGCTTCGAGAACGGTCAGTTCGTGATGATCGGCCTGCAGCAGGACAGCGGCCGTCCGCTCATGCGCGCCTACTCCATCGCCTCGCCGAACTGGGAAGAGCATCTGGAGTTCTTCAGCATCAAGGTGCCGGACGGCCCGCTGACCTCGCAGTTGCAGCACCTGAAGGAAGGCGACGAGATCATCATCAGCAAGAAGCCTACCGGTACCTTGGTGCTGGATGACCTGAACCCGGGCAAGCACCTGTATCTGCTGAGCACCGGCACCGGCCTGGCGCCGTTCATGAGTGTCATCCAGGACCCGGAGACCTACGAGCGCTTCGAGAAAGTGATCCTGGTTCACGGCGTGCGTTACGTCAACGAAGTGGCCTACCGCGAGTTCATTACCGAGCACCTGCCGCAGAACGAGTTCTTCGGTGACGCGGTGCGTGACAAGTTGATCTACTACCCGACCGTGACTCGCGAGCCTTTCGAAAACCAGGGGCGCCTGACCGACCTGATGCGCAGTGGCAAGCTGTTCAGCGACATCGGTCTGCCACCGATCAACCCGCAGGACGACCGCGCGATGATCTGCGGCAGCCCGAGCATGCTCGACGAGACCAGCGAAGTGCTCGACAGCTTCGGCCTGAAGATCTCCCCGCGCATGCGTGAGCCAGGTGACTACCTGATCGAGCGTGCGTTCGTCGAGAAGTAA
- the finR gene encoding LysR family transcriptional regulator FinR — protein sequence MRFTLRQLQVFVAVAQHQSVSRAAGVLALSQSAASTSITELERQSSCQLFDRAGKRLSLNALGHQLLPQAVALLDQAKEIEDLLNGKSGFGSLAVGATLTIGNYLATLLIGSFMQVHPESQVKLHVQNTAHIVQQVAHYEIDLGLIEGDCNHPDLEVQPWVEDELVVFCAPQHPLAKVGHAGIEQLSHEAWILREQGSGTRLTFDQAMRHHRANLNIRLELEHTEAIKRAVESGLGIGCISRLALRDAFRRGSLVPVETPTLDLARQFYFIWHKQKYQTSAMREFLELCRSFTAGVRRSDEIVLPPIA from the coding sequence ATGCGATTCACACTCCGTCAGCTCCAGGTATTCGTCGCCGTCGCCCAGCACCAGAGCGTGTCCCGGGCCGCCGGCGTGCTGGCCTTGTCGCAATCGGCCGCCAGCACCTCGATCACCGAACTGGAGCGCCAGTCCAGCTGCCAGCTGTTCGACCGCGCCGGCAAGCGCCTGAGTCTCAATGCTCTGGGCCATCAACTGCTGCCCCAGGCCGTGGCCCTGCTCGACCAGGCCAAGGAGATCGAGGACCTGCTCAACGGCAAGTCGGGGTTCGGCTCGCTGGCCGTCGGCGCCACGCTGACGATCGGCAACTACCTGGCCACCCTGCTGATCGGCAGCTTCATGCAGGTACACCCGGAAAGCCAGGTCAAGCTGCACGTGCAGAACACCGCGCATATCGTGCAACAGGTCGCCCACTATGAAATTGACCTGGGTCTAATCGAAGGTGACTGCAACCATCCCGATCTTGAGGTTCAGCCCTGGGTGGAGGACGAGCTGGTGGTGTTCTGTGCGCCCCAGCATCCCCTGGCCAAGGTCGGCCATGCCGGTATCGAGCAGTTATCCCATGAAGCCTGGATCCTGCGCGAGCAGGGCTCGGGCACGCGCCTGACCTTCGACCAGGCCATGCGCCATCACCGCGCCAACCTGAACATCCGCCTGGAACTGGAACATACCGAGGCGATCAAGCGTGCCGTGGAGTCGGGCCTGGGCATCGGCTGCATCTCACGCCTGGCCCTGCGGGATGCTTTCCGCCGCGGCAGCCTGGTACCGGTGGAGACCCCGACCCTGGACCTGGCGCGGCAGTTCTACTTCATCTGGCACAAACAGAAGTACCAGACCTCGGCCATGCGCGAGTTCCTCGAACTGTGCCGCAGCTTTACTGCAGGCGTGCGGCGCAGCGACGAAATCGTGCTGCCGCCGATCGCTTGA
- a CDS encoding diacylglycerol kinase, translated as MSPFKGQTGLKRIVNAASYSLDGLRTAFKGEAAFRQLVLLNVVLVPLAFWLPVSRGERAILIAVCLLGLIVELLNSAVEAAIDRISLDRHPLSKNAKDMGSAAQLVAMSMVAVVWGVILLG; from the coding sequence ATGTCGCCATTCAAAGGCCAGACCGGCCTCAAACGTATCGTCAACGCCGCCAGCTATTCGCTGGACGGTCTGCGCACCGCCTTCAAGGGCGAGGCCGCCTTCCGGCAGCTGGTGCTGCTCAACGTGGTGCTGGTGCCGCTGGCCTTCTGGCTGCCGGTCAGTCGCGGTGAGCGGGCGATCCTCATTGCCGTGTGCCTGCTGGGGCTGATCGTCGAATTGCTCAATTCGGCGGTGGAGGCGGCCATCGACCGCATTTCCCTCGACCGCCACCCGCTGTCGAAGAACGCCAAGGACATGGGCAGCGCCGCGCAGCTGGTGGCCATGAGCATGGTTGCGGTGGTCTGGGGTGTGATCCTGCTTGGTTGA
- the erdR gene encoding response regulator transcription factor ErdR, whose protein sequence is MATYEILIADDHPLFRSALRQAVTLGLGPDVRLVEVASIAELETSLTEKADWDLVLLDLNMPGAYGFSGLVLLRGQYPQIPVVMVSAQEEAAVVVKSREFGASGFIPKSSELSKIQEAVRNVLDGDVWWPPQAFDKVDVSAEAKAASEGLASLTPQQFRVLTMVCEGLLNKQIAYELNVSEATIKAHVTAIFRKLGVRTRTQAALLLQQLESVSAS, encoded by the coding sequence ATGGCCACATACGAAATCCTGATTGCCGATGACCACCCGCTGTTTCGCAGCGCACTGCGCCAGGCCGTTACCCTCGGCCTGGGCCCGGACGTGCGCCTGGTCGAGGTGGCGAGCATCGCCGAACTGGAAACCAGCCTCACCGAGAAAGCCGACTGGGACCTGGTCCTGCTGGACCTGAACATGCCCGGCGCCTATGGCTTCTCCGGCCTGGTCCTGCTGCGCGGCCAGTACCCGCAGATCCCGGTGGTGATGGTCTCGGCCCAGGAAGAGGCGGCCGTCGTGGTCAAGTCCCGCGAATTCGGCGCCAGCGGCTTCATCCCCAAGTCCAGCGAGCTCAGCAAGATCCAGGAAGCTGTGCGCAACGTGCTCGATGGCGATGTCTGGTGGCCGCCGCAGGCATTCGACAAGGTCGATGTGTCGGCCGAGGCCAAGGCCGCCAGCGAAGGCCTGGCCAGTCTCACCCCGCAGCAGTTCCGCGTGCTGACCATGGTCTGCGAAGGGCTGCTGAACAAGCAGATCGCCTATGAGCTGAACGTTTCCGAGGCGACCATCAAGGCCCACGTGACGGCGATCTTCCGCAAGCTGGGGGTGCGCACGCGGACCCAGGCGGCGCTGCTGCTGCAACAACTTGAATCGGTTTCGGCCAGCTAA
- a CDS encoding tRNA-uridine aminocarboxypropyltransferase: MSHAVARLRAERLARSIKPFVARGSRAERCPDCRVIATHCLCAWKPRVPAESGMCLLMHDTEPLKPTNTGWLIADVIEDTSAFGWLRTSVDEGLLALLDDPRWQPYIVFPGEFVKEDRVVSEVVREPGKRPLFILLDATWTEARKMFRKSPYLDRFPVLSLQPEQMSRYRLRRSKRDDHFCTAEVAAMCLELAGDGQASQALDAYLDVFSLHYLSGKRRLPLDEQDEVHQRLHTFL; the protein is encoded by the coding sequence ATGAGCCACGCGGTAGCGCGCCTACGCGCCGAACGCCTGGCGCGCAGCATCAAACCCTTTGTCGCCCGAGGCTCCCGCGCCGAGCGTTGCCCGGATTGCCGGGTGATCGCCACGCACTGCCTGTGCGCCTGGAAACCCCGGGTGCCGGCCGAGTCCGGCATGTGCCTGCTGATGCACGATACCGAGCCGCTGAAGCCGACCAACACCGGTTGGTTGATCGCCGATGTGATCGAGGACACCTCGGCCTTCGGCTGGCTGCGCACCTCGGTGGACGAGGGGCTGCTGGCGCTGCTGGACGATCCCCGCTGGCAGCCCTACATCGTCTTTCCGGGCGAGTTCGTCAAGGAAGATCGGGTGGTCAGCGAAGTCGTGCGCGAGCCGGGCAAGCGCCCGTTGTTCATCTTGCTCGACGCCACCTGGACCGAGGCGCGCAAGATGTTCCGCAAGAGCCCTTACCTCGATCGCTTCCCGGTGCTGAGCCTGCAGCCCGAGCAGATGTCGCGCTACCGCCTGCGCCGTTCCAAGCGTGATGACCACTTCTGCACCGCCGAAGTGGCCGCCATGTGCCTGGAACTGGCCGGCGACGGCCAGGCTTCGCAGGCCCTGGACGCCTACCTGGACGTCTTCAGCCTGCACTACCTCAGTGGCAAGCGGCGCCTGCCGCTGGACGAGCAGGACGAGGTCCACCAGCGTTTGCATACCTTCCTATAG
- a CDS encoding quorum-sensing-regulated virulence factor family protein → MLRLIVPTLSLLLALPLAAQAASKQEYELNQMLQKVAKESSVGTPRAINEDILDQGYTVEGKALVNHLSVRQEHAQRMQANPAQVRSQLGDSVCRNNGYRQLMSKGAVMVYRFTVYKTNQPVMDQAFDAASCAAGNKKK, encoded by the coding sequence ATGCTGCGTCTTATCGTCCCGACCCTGAGCCTGCTGCTCGCCCTGCCCCTGGCCGCCCAGGCTGCGTCCAAGCAGGAATACGAGCTGAACCAGATGCTGCAGAAGGTCGCCAAGGAAAGCAGCGTCGGCACCCCGCGTGCCATCAACGAGGACATCCTCGACCAGGGCTACACCGTCGAAGGCAAGGCACTGGTCAATCACCTGAGCGTACGCCAGGAGCACGCCCAGCGCATGCAGGCCAATCCCGCGCAGGTTCGCAGCCAGCTGGGTGACAGCGTGTGCCGTAACAACGGCTACCGCCAGCTGATGTCCAAGGGTGCCGTAATGGTCTACCGCTTCACTGTCTACAAGACCAACCAGCCGGTCATGGACCAGGCCTTCGACGCCGCCAGCTGCGCGGCCGGCAACAAGAAGAAGTGA